A region from the Ignavibacteria bacterium genome encodes:
- the nuoK gene encoding NADH-quinone oxidoreductase subunit NuoK, translating into MNVIPIEYYLTLSAFMFATGVTGVLIRKNAIVVFMCIELMLNSANLTLVAFSSYLGSSAGHIFVFFVMTVAAAEAAVGLAVIIAIFRNKLTVNIDEINIFKW; encoded by the coding sequence ATGAATGTAATACCAATTGAATATTATCTGACCCTGAGCGCTTTTATGTTTGCTACAGGTGTCACCGGCGTACTTATAAGGAAAAACGCAATAGTAGTCTTTATGTGCATTGAGCTCATGCTTAACTCGGCCAACCTGACGCTTGTTGCTTTTTCATCATACCTGGGAAGTTCTGCAGGGCATATCTTTGTATTTTTTGTTATGACCGTTGCGGCTGCTGAGGCTGCAGTAGGGCTTGCTGTTATTATAGCTATATTCAGAAATAAATTAACTGTTAACATAGACGAGATCAACATCTTTAAGTGGTAA
- a CDS encoding NADH-quinone oxidoreductase subunit J has protein sequence MPLELILFIFFALIAAVSSVVMVTRPNPVMSAIFLVINFFALAGLYLILHAQFIAVVQVIVYAGAIMVLFLFVLMLLNTKSEHKLLSGQNKIKIFAIVLAAFVFCQIAYLVFFSSPSKSLSPDVAQSIKAGTVEEIGKQLYTNYLLPFEAAGFLLLAATVGALVLAKKKFD, from the coding sequence ATGCCTTTAGAATTAATATTATTTATATTTTTCGCACTTATAGCCGCAGTTTCATCTGTAGTTATGGTCACAAGGCCAAATCCTGTAATGAGCGCAATATTCCTGGTCATAAACTTCTTTGCACTTGCAGGATTGTACCTTATACTTCATGCACAGTTTATTGCTGTGGTGCAGGTGATCGTTTACGCGGGTGCAATTATGGTGCTGTTCTTGTTTGTTCTGATGCTTCTGAATACAAAAAGCGAACACAAGCTCTTAAGCGGGCAGAATAAAATCAAGATTTTTGCCATTGTGCTTGCTGCTTTTGTGTTTTGCCAGATTGCATACCTTGTGTTTTTCTCTTCCCCTTCAAAAAGCCTTTCCCCCGATGTTGCCCAAAGTATTAAGGCCGGCACTGTTGAAGAGATAGGTAAACAGCTCTATACAAATTATCTGCTCCCGTTTGAAGCCGCCGGTTTCCTTCTCCTGGCTGCTACGGTAGGTGCACTGGTTCTTGCAAAAAAGAAATTTGATTAA
- the asnS gene encoding asparagine--tRNA ligase, whose translation MQKVYIKDLSQYVDQTVTLKGWLYNKRSSGKVKFVILRDGTGLLQCVVFKGNVSPEVFETADRLGQESSLEITGKIKAEPRAVGGYEMDVVDLKAISESTDYPITPKEHGVEFLMDKRHLWLRSQRQVAILKIRHRIVKAIRDFFDDRGFTLMDAPIITPSACEGTSTLFATDYFDLGKAYLTQSGQLYAEAGAMALGKVYSFGPTFRAEKSKTRRHLTEFWMVEPEVAFNDLNDNMDLAEEFLEYIVQSVLKDRAEELKILERDTTKLETVKRPFPRISYDEAVEILHKNGIEFEYGNDLGGTDETVVSSQFDRPVMVHRYPAEVKAFYMKRDPENENLALAVDVLAPEGYGEIIGGSQREENLDFLLERIKKQELPQEAFEWYLDLRRFGSVPHSGFGLGIERTVAWICGLEHVRETIPFARMIYRNTP comes from the coding sequence GGCCTCCTTCAGTGCGTCGTATTTAAGGGAAATGTTTCCCCTGAAGTTTTTGAAACGGCTGACAGGCTTGGGCAGGAATCTTCCCTCGAGATTACAGGAAAAATTAAAGCAGAACCCCGCGCTGTAGGCGGCTATGAAATGGATGTAGTGGACCTCAAGGCGATCTCAGAGTCGACAGACTACCCGATTACACCTAAGGAACACGGAGTTGAATTCCTCATGGATAAGCGCCACCTGTGGCTCCGTTCCCAGCGCCAGGTAGCCATACTCAAGATCCGCCACAGAATAGTTAAGGCTATACGCGACTTCTTTGACGACCGCGGCTTTACACTTATGGATGCTCCTATTATTACACCGAGCGCCTGTGAGGGTACGTCTACTTTGTTTGCTACAGATTATTTTGACTTAGGGAAGGCTTACCTCACACAGTCAGGACAGCTTTATGCCGAGGCAGGCGCCATGGCCTTAGGGAAAGTTTATTCCTTTGGACCTACATTCCGCGCTGAAAAGTCGAAGACCAGGCGTCACCTTACTGAGTTCTGGATGGTTGAGCCTGAAGTTGCCTTTAACGACCTCAATGATAACATGGATCTTGCTGAAGAATTCCTGGAATACATTGTCCAGTCTGTCTTAAAAGACAGGGCAGAGGAGCTGAAGATCCTTGAGCGCGACACAACAAAGCTTGAGACGGTAAAAAGACCTTTCCCGAGGATTTCCTATGATGAAGCAGTTGAAATCCTTCATAAAAACGGAATTGAATTTGAATACGGTAACGACCTTGGCGGAACAGACGAAACAGTTGTCTCAAGCCAGTTCGACCGTCCTGTAATGGTACACCGTTACCCGGCAGAAGTAAAGGCATTTTATATGAAGCGCGACCCTGAGAACGAGAACCTCGCTCTGGCCGTTGACGTGCTTGCTCCTGAGGGCTACGGCGAGATCATCGGCGGAAGCCAAAGGGAAGAAAACCTGGATTTTCTGCTTGAAAGGATCAAAAAGCAGGAGCTTCCGCAGGAAGCTTTTGAATGGTACCTGGATTTAAGGCGCTTTGGTTCAGTACCCCATTCCGGTTTCGGGCTTGGAATTGAAAGGACTGTTGCCTGGATATGCGGCCTGGAACACGTTCGAGAGACTATTCCATTTGCAAGAATGATCTACAGGAACACTCCGTAG